The Chroicocephalus ridibundus chromosome 3, bChrRid1.1, whole genome shotgun sequence genome has a segment encoding these proteins:
- the LOC134513224 gene encoding pantetheinase-like: protein MQELRGTTMLPSQPLLHAAVFALAALQALASDTFIAAVYEHAVILPDATDEPVSPNDALALMNKNMDVLEGAIKEAAQQGAHIIVTPEDGIYGWRFTREAIYPYLEDIPDPAVNWVPCTDPTRFAPAPVQERLSCMARNNSIYVVANMGDKKPCNASDPSCPSDGRYQYNTDVVFDPEGKLVARYHKYNLFRRETQFNYPKEPEAVTFETPFGKFGIFTCFDILFREPAVVLVSELQVDTVLFPTAWMNVLPFLTAVEFHSAWAMGMGVNLLSANTHNINLAMTGSGLFTPEGPLAYHYDSRTEEGCLLLAELSARPRLSPTYPPAVNWSSYATSIKKFPEGNDTFSGAVRRDIFTFSELRCKAGNYTVCQGDLCCHLVYQMSNKSKDEVYVLGAFDGLHGSLIKYHWQICTLLKCQSTDRNTCGQPVETAQTKFEMFSLSGTFGTNYVFPEVLYSGVELAPGEFEVLRDGRLKSKHGTSKPLLTATLFGRLYEKDLPHPLRTSP, encoded by the exons ATGCAGGAGCTGCGAGGCACAACCAtgctcccttcccagcctctcctgcaCGCTGCGGTGTTTGCGCTCGCAGCCCTTCAGGCCCTGGCCTCCGACACCTTCATTGCAGCCGTCTACGAGCATGCCGTCATCCTGCCAGATGCCACTGACGAGCCCGTTTCTCCCAACGATGCTTTGGCCCTGATGAACAAAAACATGGATGTCTTGGAAGGGGCCATCAAGGAAGCCGCCCAGCAG GGTGCCCACATCATTGTGACTCCTGAAGACGGCATTTATGGCTGGCGTTTCACCAGAGAAGCCATCTACCCGTACCTGGAGGATATCCCTGATCCGGCGGTGAACTGGGTTCCCTGTACCGACCCCACAAG ATTTGCTCCAGCTCCAGTGCAGGAACGACTGAGCTGCATGGCCAGGAATAACTCCATCTATGTGGTTGCGAACATGGGGGACAAGAAGCCGTGTAACGCCAGTGATCCCAGCTGCCCCAGCGACGGTCGCTATCAGTACAACACTGATGTCGTCTTTGACCCAGAGGGCAAACTGGTGGCTCGTTACCACAAG TACAACCTGTTCAGAAGAGAAACTCAGTTTAATTACCCAAAAGAGCCGGAAGCTGTCACCTTTGAGACTCCCTTTGGGAAGTTCGGCATTTTCACGTGCTTCGACATCCTTTTCCGGGAGCCTGCCGTGGTCCTGGTGAGCGAGTTGCAGGTGGACACCGTGCTCTTCCCAACGGCGTGGATGAACGTCCTGCCGTTTCTGACCGCGGTTGAGTTTCACTCTGCCTGGGCTATGGGCATGGGCGTCAATTTGCTTTCAGCAAATACGCACAACATCAACTTGGCAATGACAG GTAGCGGGCTGTTCACGCCGGAGGGACCCCTTGCCTACCATTATGAcagcaggacagaggagggaTGTCTCCTGCTAGCGGAGCTGAGCGCACGCCCCCGTCTCTCCCCCACCTACCCCCCTGCTGTCAACTGGAGCTCGTACGCCACAAGCATCAAGAAATTTCCAGAAGGAAATGACACCTTTTCGGGAGCTGTTCGGCGGGACATATTCACTTTCAGTGAACTCAGGTGCAAAGCTGGAAATTACACGGTTTGCCAAGGAGACCTCTGCTGTCATTTGGTCTATCAGATGTCAAACAAGAGCAAAGACGAAGTTTATGTCCTGGGTGCATTTGATGGCCTTCATGGTTCTCTCATAAAGTACCATTGGCAG ATCTGCACGCTGCTCAAGTGCCAGAGCACGGACCGGAACACGTGTGGGCAGCCGGTGGAGACGGCTCAGACCAAGTTTGAGATGTTCTCCCTCAGCGGCACGTTTGGCACTAACTACGTCTTTCCAGAAGTCTTGTACAGCGGGGTAGAGCTGGCCCCCGGGGAGTTCGAG GTGCTACGTGATGGACGTTTGAAAAGTAAGCACGGCACATCGAAACCGCTCTTAACAGCGACGCTTTTTGGAAGGCTTTATGAAAAGGACCTGCCGCATCCTCTGCGAACCTCCCCGTAA
- the LOC134513225 gene encoding pantetheinase-like, protein MLPSQPLLHAAVFALAALQALASDTFIAAIYEHAVILPDATDEPVSPDDALALMNKNMDVLEGAIKEAAQQGAHIIVTPEVGIYGWRFTREAIYPYLEDIPDPAVNWVPCTDPTRFAPAPVQERLSCMARNNSIYVVANVGDKKPCNASDPSCPSDGRYQYNTDVVFDPEGKLVARYHKHNLFMSEALFFNYPKEPEAVTFETPFGKFGIFTCFDILFRKPAVVLVSELQVDTVLFPTAWMNVLPFLTAVEFHSAWAMGMRVNFLAANTHHTNLSMTGSGIYAPDGARTYYYNMKTEDGRLLVAKLDSHPRLSPASPPAVSWSSYASSVKRFSPNDHDFEGLIFHDKFTFTELTKPEGNITVCQKDLCCHLNYKMAGKREDEVYVLGAFDGLHVVEGQYYLQICTLLKCQSTDRNTCGQPVETAQTMFEMFSLSGTFGTNYVFPEVLYSGVELAPGEFEVLNDGRLMSKTRPTKPVITVTLFGRWYEKDHLK, encoded by the exons AtgctcccttcccagcctctcctgcaCGCTGCGGTGTTTGCGCTCGCAGCCCTTCAGGCCCTGGCCTCCGACACCTTCATTGCAGCCATCTACGAGCATGCCGTCATCCTGCCAGATGCCACTGATGAGCCCGTTTCTCCCGACGATGCTTTGGCCCTGATGAACAAAAACATGGATGTCTTGGAAGGGGCCATCAAGGAAGCCGCCCAGCAG GGTGCCCACATCATTGTGACTCCTGAAGTCGGCATTTATGGCTGGCGTTTCACCAGAGAAGCCATCTACCCGTACCTGGAGGATATCCCTGATCCGGCGGTGAACTGGGTTCCCTGTACCGACCCCACAAG ATTTGCTCCAGCTCCAGTGCAGGAACGACTCAGCTGCATGGCCAGGAATAACTCCATCTATGTGGTTGCGAACGTGGGGGACAAGAAGCCGTGTAACGCCAGTGATCCCAGCTGCCCCAGCGACGGTCGCTATCAGTACAACACTGATGTCGTCTTTGACCCAGAGGGCAAACTGGTGGCTCGTTACCACAAG CATAATCTCTTTATGTCAGAAGCTCTGTTTTTTAATTACCCAAAAGAGCCAGAAGCTGTCACCTTTGAGACTCCCTTTGGGAAGTTTGGCATTTTCACGTGCTTTGACATCCTTTTCCGGAAGCCTGCCGTGGTCCTGGTGAGTGAGCTGCAGGTGGACACCGTGCTCTTCCCAACAGCATGGATGAACGTCCTGCCATTTCTGACTGCAGTTGAGTTTCACTCTGCCTGGGCTATGGGCATGCGTGTCAACTTCTTAGCTGCCAATACACACCATACCAACTTGTCTATGACAG GGAGCGGCATTTATGCACCAGACGGAGCCAGAACGTACTACTACAATATGAAAACTGAGGATGGTCGCCTCCTAGTTGCTAAACTAGATTCACACCCTCGCCTTTCTCCCGCCTCCCCGCCTGCTGTCAGCTGGAGCTCATATGCTTCGAGTGTCAAAAGATTCTCACCAAATGACCATGATTTTGAAGGACTCATCTTCCATGACAAGTTCACTTTCACTGAGCTCACTAAGCCTGAGGGGAATATCACCGTTTGCCAGAAGGACCTCTGCTGTCACTTGAACTACAAGATGGCAGGGAAACGAGAAGACGAAGTTTATGTGCTAGGTGCTTTTGATGGGCTTCATGTCGTTGAAGGACAATACTACCTGCAG ATCTGCACACTGCTCAAGTGCCAGAGCACGGACCGGAACACGTGTGGGCAGCCGGTGGAGACGGCTCAGACCATGTTTGAGATGTTCTCCCTCAGCGGCACGTTTGGCACTAACTATGTCTTTCCAGAAGTCTTGTACAGCGGGGTAGAGCTGGCCCCCGGGGAGTTCGAG GTATTGAATGATGGGCGCTTGATGAGCAAGACAAGACCAACAAAACCAGTCATCACTGTGACGCTTTTTGGACGGTGGTATGAAAAGGATCATCTGAAATGA
- the LOC134513226 gene encoding LOW QUALITY PROTEIN: pantetheinase-like (The sequence of the model RefSeq protein was modified relative to this genomic sequence to represent the inferred CDS: deleted 1 base in 1 codon; substituted 1 base at 1 genomic stop codon) — translation MGLPKACASAMLLVLSALEACALHTXVADVYVHNVVLSEDTEVPVAPEEALMLMDKNMAILEAAIKEAARQVLSQSETFVLVNTDHLFIFLMVFFGSVCWYQGAHIIVTPEDGVYGCVFSRETTYPYLEDIPDPQVDWILCADPGRFAPSPVLERLSCLARNNSIYVVANMEDKKLCNSSDPRCPSDGHYQFNTNVIFDSEGKLVARYHKYNLFVAEKQFNYPKDPEFVTFNISFGYFGIFTCADILHHDPAVVLANRFQVNTILFPTTWGNALPLLSSVQFHSAWAVGMGVNFLSANTHSSTLDMTELAEPEGDRAICQQDLCCHLGYKTAEKQKDDVYVLGAFDGLQVVEGEYFAFLYPQICTLLKCQSTDRNTCGQPVETAQTKFEMFSLSSTFGTNYVVPEVLYSGVELAPQGGFQVLTDGHLISRTSTSKPVLSVTLFGRWYEKDPPHTQQASP, via the exons ATGGGTCTTCCTAAAGCCTGTGCCTCTGCCATGCTTTTGGTGCTGTCTGCTCTGGAGGCCTGTGCCCTGCACACCTAGGTTGCAGACGTCTATGTGCATAACGTAGTCTTGTCAGAGGACACTGAAGTGCCAGTGGCTCCTGAGGAGGCCTTGATGCTGATGGACAAAAATATGGCAATTTTGGAAGCAGCCATCAAAGAAGCAGCCAGACAGGTATTATCACAGAGTGAGACATTTGTTTTGGTAAACACggaccatttatttattttcttaatggtGTTTTTTGGTTCTGTATGTTGGTATCAGGGTGCCCATATCATTGTGACTCCTGAAGATGGCGTTTACGGCTGTGTCTTCTCAAGGGAAACAACATACCCTTATCTTGAGGATATCCCAGACCCACAGGTGGACTGGATTCTGTGTGCTGATCCTGGAAG GTTTGCTCCCTCACCCGTGCTGGAAAGACTGAGCTGTCTGGCAAGGAATAACTCCATCTATGTGGTTGCAAATATGGAAGACAAGAAGCTGTGTAATTCCAGTGACCCAAGGTGCCCAAGCGATGGTCACTATCAGTTCAATACCAACGTTATCTTTGACTCAGAAGGGAAACTGGTGGCTCGTTATCACAAG TACAACCTTTTTGTGGCAGAGAAACAGTTTAATTACCCCAAGGATCCAGAATTTGTGACTTTCAACATATCCTTTGGCTACTTTGGCATTTTCACTTGCGCAGACATACTCCATCATGACCCAGCTGTGGTCTTGGCAAACAGATTTCAGGTTAACACCATTCTGTTCCCA ACCACTTGGGGAAATGCTCTTCCGCTTTTATCGTCGGTCCAGTTTCACTCAGCATGGGCCGTGGGAATGGGCGTCAACTTTCTTTCAGCAAATACGCACAGCTCCACTTTAGATATGACAG AGCTTGCTGAACCTGAGGGAGACCGTGCCATTTGCCAGCAGGACCTCTGTTGCCATCTGGGTTACAAGAcggcagagaagcagaaggatgACGTTTATGTTCTGGGCGCCTTTGATGGGCTACAAGTTGTTGAAGGAGA GTATTTTGCCTTTCTGTATCCACAGATCTGCACGCTGCTCAAGTGCCAGAGCACAGACCGGAACACGTGTGGGCAGCCGGTGGAGACGGCTCAGACCAAGTTTGAGATGTTCTCCCTCAGCAGCACGTTTGGCACTAACTACGTCGTTCCAGAAGTCCTGTACAGCGGGGTAGAGCTGGCCCCCCAGGGGGGGTTCCAG GTGCTAACTGATGGACATCTGATAAGTCGGACTAGTACATCAAAGCCAGTTTTGAGTGTAACACTCTTTGGGAGGTGGTATGAAAAGGACCCTCCACACACCCAGCAAGCTTCACCATGA